From the genome of Juglans regia cultivar Chandler unplaced genomic scaffold, Walnut 2.0 Scaffold_700, whole genome shotgun sequence, one region includes:
- the LOC108994246 gene encoding uncharacterized protein LOC108994246: MAHFFFHKLLTYLSSDDELDDVLNAEADGESSRHRGNRQRYKFIQRDHIQGHEHPFRDYFAKNPITTTLRMLAYGVTGDFMDEYIRIGESIAMESLKKFRKTIVTVFSDEYLRSPNANDIAQLLTVGEQRGFPGMLGSIDYIMPSSHNDTNVLERSFIFMELAHRRVPPVNYTFNGNDYTMAYYLADGIYPKWSTFVKTIPSSHGNKKKNFAATPESARKYVECAFGVLQQRFVIVRGPSRFFKVNELTNIMKTCVILHNMIIEDECDDSQGPNMEYDQVDDDIPKLLLNPTNEFTNFIQCQHEIRDSSAHHQLQADLIEYQ, encoded by the exons ATGgctcattttttctttcacaaATTGCTCACATACTTGTCATCTGATGATGAGTTGGATGATGTTCTTAATGCTGAGGCCGATGGAGAGTCATCGAGACATCGTGGCAATCGTCAACGTTATAAGTTTATTCagcgtgatcatattcaagggcacGAGCACCCTTTCCGCGACTATTTCGCAAAAAATCCA ataaccACAACACTTAGAATGCTGGCGTATGGGGTTACAGGAGActttatggatgaatacatacgtATTGGAGAAAGCATCGCAATGGAGAGCCTCAAAAAGTTTCGCAAGACAATCGTAACtgttttttcagatgaatatttgcGATCTCCAAATGCCAACGATATTGCTCAATTGCTTACAGTCGGTGAACAACGGGGATTCCCAGGAATGCTAGGAAGCATTGATTACAT TATGCCCAGTTCACATAACGATACTAATGTGCTAGagagatcttttattttcatggaaCTTGCCCACAGGCGTGTTCCTCCAGTCAATTACACATTCAATGGCAATGACTACACAATGGCATACTACCTTGCCGATGGTATTTATCCCAAGTGGTCAACGTTTGTGAAGACGATTCCATCATCCCAtgggaataagaagaaaaactttgccGCAACGCCAGAATCCGCAAGAAAATATGTCGAGTGTGCTTTCGGGGTACTTCAACAACGATTTGTAATCGTTCGTGGACCTTCCCGATTTTTCAAAGTCAATGAGCttacaaatataatgaaaacatgtgttattctacataacATGATCATTGAAGACGAGTGTGATGATAGTCAGGGTCCGAACATGGAATATGATCAAGTTGATGATGATATCCCAAAACTGTTGCTCAATCCAACAAACGAATTCACCAACTTCATTCAATGCCAACATGAAATTAGAGACAGCTCGGCACATCATCAACTACAAGCAGATTTAATTGAATATCAATGA